GGCCCGACGGAATCGTCCACAGCCCTCCCTCTATTGGTGAAAGCTCACCGAACAACCAGGTGGACACCGTCACCGAGACGAGTATCCACCCGGTGAACCCCAGTAACAGAGCGATAGCTGGCCACCATCCAGCGCGGAATGTCGGCGGCCAGTCAGCTGCGGACCCAGAATCTGACGCCGAGCGGTCGATACCCCCACGTAGAAAAAGTATCAATAAAAGGACTAGTACTGAATAATCCGTTGCTAACAATGCATACGTTGAGGTTAGCTGTCAGTCGTAGGAGTAGGACGCTGGGGGAGTACGCAGCTAGTCCAGATCTCTGGTGTATGGGCATTGTTCAGATTAGCTGATTTTGACAGAAGGCTTGTGCGAGCAGCCAGGTTTCGGCGGTTGCTGGTTCAAGGTTGCGGAAGTGGGTGGCGAACTGGTCGGTTCGGCGTTTGAGTTCTTTATACAAGCGTTCGATAGCGTTCCGATTCCCGTGTGTTTCGTGTTGGAATCGGAGTCCGTGGCGGCGACAGGCTTCTTGGAGCCACTGCGCACCATCGACGAGAAATACGGCCTCGGAGACGTCGTGTTTTTCACGTAACTCACCGAGGAAAATTTCGGAGAGGCCGAGGTTTTGTGCTGTTCCGAGCTTGACGTGGAGAAATTCGTTCCTGTCGGGATCGACCGCAGCGTACAGCCAGTATCGTTGGTCATCGATCTGGATCACGGTCTCGTCAACCGCGACGTGATCCGGGCTCTTGCCCTCGGTGGGCTGTAAGCCGGCCTTCTGCACCCAATTGTGAACAGTGGAGCGACACCGATCGACACCGAACCGCTCAAGCTCTGAGACGGTATTCGACAGAGAAAGTCCCGTTAAGTGGAGTCGAATACCGAGCTTCATCGCCCACTCCGGTGTCGCCTCTCGTTCCACAAAATCTAACTCGAAGCAGCCGGTACTTCGCTTGAGGCGGGCGATTTCTGGCATAGATCACTAGTAAATCGCACCGCCTCACCCTTCATCCTTATCTGAACAGTGCCGTGTATGCGTGGTGTAGGATATATATGCCTATGATAAGCGTTCCGCCAGTCGAAAGTATCTGAACTCTATTCGTAGCTGAATACTCCGCCAGAGTCAGTCCCAGGCTGAGAGAGTTGAGAATCACCTAATGTATCCGGCAATAATCACCAACCTCGGATACCGCAGCACTCGCTTCACAGCGGACATATTTCTAGGGGTCTGATCACCGCTTATCTCGGCCCAGTAGCAGGTAGAGTACGAACCCGAGCAACGGAGCGAGAAACACGACAATCGCCCATAGAGAGGCAGACTGACTGCTATTTTGCTGTGCATCCCGGTATGTCCACACGACTAATACGACTCCGACAATAAGGAGTAGCAACCCAAAGAAGACGAACAATCCGGCTGCTGCGGACTGCAGGAGTACGGGGGAGGGCATACGGATTATCATCCCATCGAAGTGTATGATTCTTGTGATGCTATTGTTTGTTCTGCTGAGCGGACGAGTCGATAAGCAGACGGTTTCTCACCACAGTCTGGATTGTGAGAATTTTTTACTATCTGAATCTATCCTTGAGATGTTGCAGACCCAGTCGGGCCACGAGATGTGCTGGCCCTCGTTTCGGGAGATCACGCGCAGTACGAAGATGGTTCGGTGAGTGACTCCCACCGATGTCTATCTCCCACTCAATTTCGTCGCTGAAGCGTTCGACAGCGGCGGTGGCACGTTCACACACGGCTTCAGAATTTATTGATCGGACCTCGCTGTCGTGCATCAGTACCTCACCATCAACGATCGTTGACTCGACGTCGTCAGCCGTTGCGGTGTTCACAACGAGTGCTGGAATGTTCGTCTTCGGGGCGAATTTGGGATCCGATAGGTCTAGTAGTATGAGATCCGCGCGCTTGCCGGGTTCGATGCTGCCGAGTTCGTCGGCGACGCCGAGCGCCTTTGCCCCGTCGATCGTAAGCATCCGGACCAGTTCCATCGAGTGGAACTGGTTCGTTCCGAACGAGAGGTTGGCCGCTAGCCGTGCCTGTCGGACCTCGCCCAGCAGATCGCTGGAATCGTGCCAGTAGTGATCGTCGAGACCGAGTCCAACTGTTGTCCCTGCCTCCCGCAGCGCGGGGACTGGTGTCCACTCGGTCTCACCGTCTGGCTCCCAGTAGCAGAAGATTGATGGACAGTGGGCGACGGACGCGCCGGTTGCTGCCATCCGTTCGATATCCTCTTCGTCAGCAACGCGGAAATGTGCGGCGACGAGTCGTTTATTGAGTAGTCCAA
The Halobellus limi genome window above contains:
- a CDS encoding IS6 family transposase, producing the protein MPEIARLKRSTGCFELDFVEREATPEWAMKLGIRLHLTGLSLSNTVSELERFGVDRCRSTVHNWVQKAGLQPTEGKSPDHVAVDETVIQIDDQRYWLYAAVDPDRNEFLHVKLGTAQNLGLSEIFLGELREKHDVSEAVFLVDGAQWLQEACRRHGLRFQHETHGNRNAIERLYKELKRRTDQFATHFRNLEPATAETWLLAQAFCQNQLI
- a CDS encoding PLDc N-terminal domain-containing protein gives rise to the protein MIIRMPSPVLLQSAAAGLFVFFGLLLLIVGVVLVVWTYRDAQQNSSQSASLWAIVVFLAPLLGFVLYLLLGRDKR